In the Populus trichocarpa isolate Nisqually-1 chromosome 1, P.trichocarpa_v4.1, whole genome shotgun sequence genome, AAATCagtgtttatttatatttttctctttaccaCCATGATTCAATGACTCTCACTTTTCTTCCATACCATGGactaaaatacaaagaaaatgaagttatgaactaaaatttagttttcctaaaaggaccaaaaaactatattataaaaGTATAAAGACAAATGAACTTTTTATGCTAATTTTAAAACCACTACCTATGTTCAATGCTTTTTTGACTTTAATCCTCtaacttttaatttaagcattgattaacaaatcaaaagcaTTTGGCCATCTATTCAAGCTCAAAAGGACtcaatcaaagagaaaaaaaaagtttgaagaccaaaaaagagagaataaattcACTCAGTAAACTATGAGTGAGTCCCACAGTGTCCACaagctttagtttttgttatagTTGTAATGAGAATGTATCCTGGAACTTCTCCAGTTCCTAgccatttgttttttgaaaattgtatTGTACCTATTTTAGGTAGAATTTATGTTTCAACCCTCATTCCACcgataaaacataaaaatcccAAGAAAAATAGCTATTTCTATATCACACAATTGACAATAAGATTCAATTTTTTCCCACTGAAACAAGATCATATTCATGCCTGCAATGAGCAAGTTACCACACCTAGGCTTATTGAACATGGTGTTTGACGTTAAACGATCCTAATAAAGTTAATCTGTGCATTTACACTGTATAATAAACAACTATATGTCCATAAGATCACAAAGGATTCACAGTTATGCCCGATCATACAAGGCATATGAGTGGATTGTTTATAGGATTTATGTGCAGTAACGAGTGTTGTGGAAGGGGTACAGGGCATTGTTTGCAAACACCCCAGAAGATATTTCTTGAATTTACTGGAGGTTCAGCCTGGCAGGAATAAACAAACATCATCTAAAAATTGTCACCAAATTCAATAAATAGATAATGTATAGATATCTAAATTAAAACATAGTAGACAGAACAAAGATGGTGTATCTAGCTGCTTCATGATCATTCAGTGCACagagttcaaataaaaagttatacAGGATGACTAAACCTTTGCACTGAAAGTTGCCAGGAATCCGGTAATACTTTATGACCATAGGCAGTAATACaacaagaaaaagaacagaCGTAATGGTAAATTTGATCAagtcaagaagaaaaaagtataAGTCAAGAGCAATGCTGTTCGAGAGAGAAAAAAGCTTCTAAGGTTGCACTTCAATGGAGGATCAAGGTggtaaagaacaaaagaaaacaacccATCTGCTCAACTGATGCCAAGAAACCAAAGGTCTTTAATGAGTAAATCAATAATATGACATGTTATTATTTCATTTGAAGACATGTTATCAATAATAGGACATCAACCAGGCCAATTGACATACTTTTTATATGCATTCTTTCATTTGAAGAGCAGGAACAATAATGGCAAAGCAAAATGTTTGACTGTCACATATTACAAAGCATCACAATTACTAAACCACCAacgaaaaagtttttttttggttaaaaattttcaatgatGTTGGAACAATGATGAGAAAGGAGAAAGTTAATTATGGAAATTACCTCACATCAGCTGCTTGAGCTACCGAGATCAAAATCCATGGTGTAATCATATTCAATAGTTGGAATTACAGAGGctacaaatttcaaaaataagaaaaggtacCTACAAAGTAAGAAATTGCAATTGTAAGATACACATAGAcgagataaaaatataagtgGGAGATTATAAAAGATGTATTGGCATGTATATCAATCATTATATTTATAAGATGACAGAACTAgaaaatttgaaacaaagacaGGCAAATTGCAAGCTAGAACAAAATGCCATAAATCTAGCAATAAATTAGCTCTGAAAGAGAGAGCAATATACTACATTTCATACAATAGTTTTTTGGAGAAATTGTTGCTGTTATTTTACCTCTTCAGATTTTGATAGCAGACAGATTTTGATAGCAAAACACTTAATGTTTCAATTCCAGATCAGGCAATCAAATAGTATGAAGTGAGCAATGAGGTTCTCAGAAATCAAAATTAGCACAAATCCCATTATAACCACCAATGCTTTAATGAGTATATATCAAGGATTGGGTTGTTGAGTGTGTATGTGTGTCTTTTGTATCCACCAAGTGTTGGTGATGCTTCAGATTTTGAAGGTAGAATCGCTATTTAAATTCCTTAACCATGAACTAAtgtagaaaaacatataaacaaGTCATAATTGAGCAAATAAACTATTAATGCACCATAGATGTTGCACAATACTTCACAGATTTCATTGAATGTGACAACAGGATAGGAGGCAGGACAGGATCAAGGTTAAATGATCCAGAGACGTCACATGTCTTATTGCTGGTAGATATTGCATACTAGGagctttttttaaagaaaagaaagtaatggaggaagaaaaacatattttctggTGATTGATGTCTGAGGGCTGAGTCTGTCATCAGCACTAGAAAATCACGTCAAATTTCCTTCTTATGAAAACAcaattatgttattaaaataCAAGTTGTTGGATCTTATTGCAATAGTTCATTTCTGAATTATCAAAGATATATACTGGAACCACAAATAATTGACCTGCCTTGGACAAGGATAGTTTAACCCAGCTAGATTGGTGACTATCCTCAACTGAGTAAGAAACTAGGCTGGTTTACGTAGAGAacattcatttttgttattaggAAACTCACTGAACATTTGGATAAAACAATATGGGGTCCACTCAGACTTGTATTTAAACCCCCAACCTAATTACTGAGCTGTTTTCATGGAAATAGTCAAGGACATACTTCCAATTATACGAACTGTATTGAATGTCATTTTTCTCTTGAATGGTATCAGAGAAGAAACTCACTTGTCAACTTCTGGCTCAACTCCACGTGACATTAAAACATCAATAATTTTCTTCATGACAGCCCCATGTCGGCAAGGATGCACTGATGCATGCTTCCCAGGTAAGTGGGGATGGTCTTCAATAGTTACCTGTGCGTGATCAAatttacaaggaaaaaagaTTATAAGAAGCAACACATGCATTAAAACTTCTCTATGAAATGACCACTCAAGAGGCCAACGTCAGGAGATATATCAGCACAAGCAGAAAAATGACCAATGAAAGAATTCTCAGTTTCTCAATTGACTTAAACTTGAGGGGAAAAAATCAGAAGAGATACAGACAAATACAAAATGGTTCTGTAAAAACCAGCAAGCTTAAATTGATGCAATTCTCAACAACCTTAAAATTCCACTGTGATGCATGGTGGGTAGCATTACTTTTAAGAATTTCAATTTTGAGTGAGATCCCATGAAATCATTAAAAGTGGGTGTATTAAATAAACACACCCAATGTGCAGAATATCAATTGATAAACAGAATGACAAAATCTCAGCACCGTTTTGCGTGCATGGTCTTGGCTAACATCTTCAAGTACAAGCTCTGGTTGCAAAAGCATCCTTGACTGCCATGTGAAAGAAGAAGACGGTCAACAAATGAGTTAAACTGCATAGATGATGTACAGAAACAAGTTCAATTCAATCCCATACAGCCTTGCCTGTAACCATGTTCAGATATCAATTTCACAGACTATAATAAATAGAAATCACAACCTTCATGTGCATTTTTATTGCaccaaaatatctttttttggtaaaatataTTGTTCTTACACTTGTTTCCCAGCTGAAAATAGTGAAAAAGATTTGATAGAGCAGAAACAAACCTCATCATATCCAGTAAGCCATACACGAGgagtttgataatatttatcatacctGCAGATacgagataaaataaaatgttataatAGGCTAAAAACTGCAGCAAGTTTCAATCAAGACATCTTTGCAAACATTATCAGATTATTACATTGGTATTTAAAAGAAAGTGTGACGACTTCAGCTTTGAGAACCGTGGCACAGATAAATCAAATAGTTCAACAGAGCATGGCAAATGTTCCAGAACTGTTAAAACACCCAAATTTAAGAagttttcaatcaaaatttatcttACGTGATGCTGACATCATATGTTCGAGTGCGCAGAATGTTATCATCATCGGGCTCATGAGCCACGAGGTATGTAGTCTGAAGTGTTGCCTACATCAATTAAATTTACATAGACAATTATAAGAACTTTCAACTTTCTATCTGGACAACAACAAGGGTGTGAAGAGCAGAAATAGCAAGTTACAGGATCTGATTCAATTAGATTGTCAGGGTCTTCAAAATCTGCCATGTCAGGAAtatcttcctcctcctctcccCCAAAGTATGAATGGTTTGTTTGGATAAGACTTTTTTTTGCACTGATTTCTAGAGCCTCCATTGAAGGCACATTCTCATCCTCATCACCTTTGGTTTCTAGAATAAAGGCAAATCATAAAGTCAGAACTCAGAAGGCATCAGTAATTGATATCGAGCTCCAGTTAAAATGGTACCTTTAGGTTTCCCGTGAGTTGCCAGCCATCCATCATTATCTTCGTTATCAAGTAGAACTTCACCTCCAGCCGCTTCATACTCTTCTTCTACAGATGCAGCTCTTCGTAGACAAGGAACTAAGAACAAAGATTTGCATCAACAAACTACAATAAAGCAAACACTGCAAACTTATTCAAATAAACTGATGTGTGCGAATTGGCTAAATTTGCATCTTTCTGTACTTTCAAAACAATGTAAACCGCAATTTCCCTCGTTACTTTTCTTTCACAGAACAATAATTATTACAAGTCTATTCAGTTACTAATTGCCATATAAAAGTCACAGCTTCGTAGATGCTGTtacgaaaaaaaaacatggcttATAATGGTGACAATTACCGTTTCGAGTGATCAAAAACTGTTTCTCTGCAGGTAAGTATGACTTCCTCTTGCTCGGCTCTCCAGATTCCCTgttaaaaccaaaatcaaaaccaaaactaaaccaTATAATAGAACAAAGCTCACTAATTTATGATCAACAACCACTCGAAGCAGAAAACCGAAGAATATAGCACAGAATTTTAGTCACTGGGAGCTCTAGATAACATAATAAATACGTGTTTAAAGTTTATTAACGCCAATTACAATAAAAAGCGGTGCTTATATTCGAAGATGGATGCTTTGATGGGGGTTGGGGGGGTGTCAAGGAAGTAAATTACCAGGACCAAGTGGGGCATTTAGAGACAAGATTGTCACCAGCGAGAATGAATTCGCTGACACTAAGAACGCCTTTCTCTTTGAAGGCAGAAACAGTGCGTGGACCTGTGATTCTCTCTACTGTTCCTTTGAATGCTTCGTGAATCTTCTGTGATAGTACcatttctctcaattttttatcGAACCTTGGGAATTGAAATCAAGCAAACCCTAGAAATTgcagagagaggggggggaggGCGTGTTTGTCAAGTTAGCTTTGCGGGGATAGAGGTTAtggctttttaaaaaatatatatatttgacccAAACTATGCTCTTAGTCCCTGATATTTAAAACATTTTCGGATTTAACCTCTCGTGGCACTTTTTTTATGGtcctttaacatttttattttttatgaccaccccatttctttttgtttgacttATCTTTGTGTTGTATCTATCCTCCCCTATTCCTCTTTTCCTAAATAGGAAGTTGCTAGAAAGAAATTC is a window encoding:
- the LOC112326180 gene encoding autophagy-related protein 3, encoding MVLSQKIHEAFKGTVERITGPRTVSAFKEKGVLSVSEFILAGDNLVSKCPTWSWESGEPSKRKSYLPAEKQFLITRNVPCLRRAASVEEEYEAAGGEVLLDNEDNDGWLATHGKPKETKGDEDENVPSMEALEISAKKSLIQTNHSYFGGEEEEDIPDMADFEDPDNLIESDPATLQTTYLVAHEPDDDNILRTRTYDVSITYDKYYQTPRVWLTGYDESRMLLQPELVLEDVSQDHARKTVTIEDHPHLPGKHASVHPCRHGAVMKKIIDVLMSRGVEPEVDKYLFLFLKFVASVIPTIEYDYTMDFDLGSSSS